From Petrotoga miotherma DSM 10691:
TTACCTTTGTAAGTGACCTTTAGTGTCTCTTTGTTGTATCTTTTCCCTTTACATACATCACAGGTTACATACACATCAGGTAGAAATTGCATCTCAATCTTCAAAACCCCATGACCTTTACACGCTTCACACCTTCCACCCTTAACGTTGAAGGAAAACCTTCCCTTATCGTATCCTCTAATCTTAGCCTCAGGTGTTGCCGCAAACAGTTCACGAATATAATCGAATACTCCAGTATATGTAGCTGGGTTACTTCTTGGAGTTCTACCAATAGGGCTTTGATCTATAGAAATCACACTATCTATATATTCTAAGCCTTCGATTTTTTCATATTCTCCCGGTCTCACTCTGGAATTGTAAAGCTCTTTTTGCAAAGCCGGATACAATGTATCCATAATCAGCGAAGATTTACCAGAGCCTGAAACTCCGGTTATAACTACAAATTTTCCCAGCGGAATCTCAACAGTGATATTTTTCAGATTATTATGTTTGGCACCGATTATCTTTAAACTACTGTTCTTTTCAACTCTCTTTTTATCAAGTATATCTATTCTTTTTTCTCCTCTTAAATACTTTCCCGTAAGGGACGTGTTAGAATTTTCCAACAATTTATTAGTAGGCCCTTGAAAAATCACTTTTCCACCATTGACTCCAGCCCCAAGTCCGAGATCTATTATATAATCAGAAGATCTAATAACGTTCTCGTCATGTTCGACAACTATTACCGTATTATCGAGATCTCTCAACTTTTTCAAAGTATTTATAAGCCTATCGTTGTCTCTTTGGTGAAGCCCTATAGTTGGCTCATCCAAAACATATGTCACACCTGTCAACCCCGATCCTATCTGTGTGGCCAATCTAACCCTCTGAGACTCTCCACCGGAAAGCGTTGTAGCATTTCTTCCAAGTGTCAAATAATCAAGGCCTACATCGACCAAAAATGTTAATCTTCTATTTATTTCTCTAAGAAGTTCGTGAGCTATTTCCATTTCAAAATCACTCAATTTTAAGGCATCAAAGAATAGTTTTACTTCACTAATTGGCATTTCTGTCAAATCGTATATATTGTATCCATCGATCCTAACGCTTAATGCCTCTTCTCTCAATCTTTTGCCGTTACAAGCTTGACACGTCTTTTGAATCATGAAATTTCTTTCGATCCATTCCCTTATATCCCGTGAATCCGTTTGCTTATACCTTCTCTCGTACCAATTCACCATACCCTCGAATTCCCTAGTAAACTCATAACTATCCCCGTTTCTTTTTGAAAAGGAAAAATCTATTTCTTTGTCAGTCCCATACAGTAAGGTATTTAAAACTTTCGAAGGCATGCTTTTTAAAGGTTTTGATGGATCCTCCCCCAAACTTCGAACAACATCTTTCATCATGCTCACCATGAAAGTATCTTTCCCCATGTTCAAAGCAGCGCCATCTTCTAAAGACTTGTTTATATCAAATATATATTCAGGTTCAACCTCCAACTTAAAACCTAATCCATGGCATTCAGAACATGCACCATAAGGACTATTAAATGAAAACAATTTGGGATTAATTTCTGGAAAACTATAACCACATTTGGGACAAGCTAGATTCTCAGAATAAGATTGAGAAGAAATAACGTTCTCATCTTTATCCATTTCCCTAATTTCTACAAAACCATCCCCCTCTTTAAGGCACAATTCAACGGCTTCGAAGATTCTCTCAAAATTATCTTTTCTTAACTTAACTCTATCAACAAGTAGGTTTATATTATGCCTGTAGGTTTTTTCAAGTGAGTCTATCTCATCTAAATCGTATATCACTCCATCAACTTCTACCCTTTTGAAGCCAGAGATCTTCATACTATGGAGTTCTTTTTTAAACTCACCTTTCTTTTCCTTCGCAATTGGAGCAAAGATATACAATCTTGCATTCTCGTTAAAATTTTTATAAATATTATCCACAATTTCATCTACAGTAGAACTTTGCAATGGGATGTTACACTTTGGGCAGTAAGCCTTACCAACCCTTGCAAACAACACCCTAATATAATCATAAATCTCTGTGATGGTGCCTACCGTTGATCTTGGATTATGACTTACAGATTTTTGTTCAATAGCAATTGAAGGAG
This genomic window contains:
- the uvrA gene encoding excinuclease ABC subunit UvrA, which translates into the protein MDNKWIRIKGAREHNLKNIDVEIPKNTLSVITGLSGSGKSTLALDTIYAEGQRRYLESVSSYARQFLGNLKKPDVEFIEGLSPSIAIEQKSVSHNPRSTVGTITEIYDYIRVLFARVGKAYCPKCNIPLQSSTVDEIVDNIYKNFNENARLYIFAPIAKEKKGEFKKELHSMKISGFKRVEVDGVIYDLDEIDSLEKTYRHNINLLVDRVKLRKDNFERIFEAVELCLKEGDGFVEIREMDKDENVISSQSYSENLACPKCGYSFPEINPKLFSFNSPYGACSECHGLGFKLEVEPEYIFDINKSLEDGAALNMGKDTFMVSMMKDVVRSLGEDPSKPLKSMPSKVLNTLLYGTDKEIDFSFSKRNGDSYEFTREFEGMVNWYERRYKQTDSRDIREWIERNFMIQKTCQACNGKRLREEALSVRIDGYNIYDLTEMPISEVKLFFDALKLSDFEMEIAHELLREINRRLTFLVDVGLDYLTLGRNATTLSGGESQRVRLATQIGSGLTGVTYVLDEPTIGLHQRDNDRLINTLKKLRDLDNTVIVVEHDENVIRSSDYIIDLGLGAGVNGGKVIFQGPTNKLLENSNTSLTGKYLRGEKRIDILDKKRVEKNSSLKIIGAKHNNLKNITVEIPLGKFVVITGVSGSGKSSLIMDTLYPALQKELYNSRVRPGEYEKIEGLEYIDSVISIDQSPIGRTPRSNPATYTGVFDYIRELFAATPEAKIRGYDKGRFSFNVKGGRCEACKGHGVLKIEMQFLPDVYVTCDVCKGKRYNKETLKVTYKGKNISDILDMTVDEALDFFKNLPLIKNVLQLLQDVGLGYIRLGQPATTLSGGEAQRIKLTSELRKKSTGNTVYILDEPTTGLHFEDIKKLIKVLNILVEKGNTVIVIEHEMDIIKNADYIIDLGPEGGEDGGYIVATGAPEEIAESGTYTSYYLQQVLSKERISK